A single window of Mesotoga sp. Brook.08.105.5.1 DNA harbors:
- a CDS encoding glycosyltransferase: protein MRILLLTGLAPLLDNRIAGAAVVDRLRHYRNFCEVRAVSPVNIVSSDILGRFSQRFSRYPPKKLLIEDDLEIDYPRYFLVPRDKPIERIVRTISMRLRPDVIITHWGPTGWGACSAATKMGVPHVQFFHGSDIHDLRFKNHRSHEKTKSLIQASDICFFVSEGLKKLSESKYGTARNSFVSPNGINTEIFRVLPEQRQKEPGVTIGYIGRFEPIKGVDNLPGVFDRIRKARNDIPIKFVLVGEGSLRKSVERQLQSSGISHVSIGFVDQKRLAEVMNDLDVLLVPSRNEGWGSVILESIACGTPVVATKVGGTPEAIGNSYNGILVEPGNSFLDRFAQAAIELLENPREPEILAQYASQFSWANIVGREMRIMKETLAID from the coding sequence ATGAGAATTCTTTTGCTTACGGGACTTGCTCCTCTTCTAGATAATAGAATTGCTGGTGCTGCAGTTGTAGATAGGCTAAGACACTACAGGAACTTCTGCGAAGTAAGGGCTGTTTCCCCCGTGAATATTGTCTCCTCAGATATCTTAGGTCGTTTCTCACAGAGGTTTTCGAGATATCCACCGAAAAAGCTCTTGATAGAAGACGATTTGGAAATTGATTATCCTAGGTATTTTCTAGTTCCCAGAGACAAACCAATTGAAAGAATTGTAAGAACGATTTCTATGAGACTGCGGCCCGACGTTATTATAACCCACTGGGGTCCCACTGGCTGGGGCGCCTGTAGTGCCGCTACCAAAATGGGTGTCCCACATGTTCAATTCTTTCATGGAAGCGATATTCATGATTTGCGATTCAAGAATCATCGATCACATGAAAAGACTAAATCCCTCATACAAGCTTCGGACATTTGCTTTTTTGTCAGTGAGGGACTTAAGAAGTTGTCGGAATCGAAGTATGGGACAGCCCGTAATTCGTTTGTATCTCCTAATGGTATCAACACTGAAATATTCCGAGTATTACCCGAACAGCGTCAAAAAGAACCAGGAGTTACTATCGGCTATATTGGAAGATTTGAGCCGATTAAGGGTGTTGATAATCTACCTGGAGTCTTCGACAGGATAAGAAAGGCTAGAAATGACATCCCAATTAAGTTTGTATTGGTGGGGGAAGGAAGCCTCAGAAAGTCAGTTGAGAGGCAACTCCAATCTAGTGGAATCAGCCATGTTTCTATTGGTTTTGTTGATCAAAAGAGGCTGGCTGAAGTCATGAACGACCTTGACGTCTTGCTAGTGCCAAGTAGGAATGAAGGTTGGGGATCAGTAATACTTGAATCTATAGCATGCGGAACACCAGTAGTTGCAACAAAAGTCGGAGGTACTCCTGAGGCTATTGGCAATAGCTATAACGGAATTCTTGTTGAACCGGGAAACTCGTTTCTTGACAGATTTGCTCAAGCTGCTATCGAACTACTCGAGAATCCAAGAGAACCCGAAATCCTTGCTCAATATGCTAGTCAATTCTCATGGGCAAATATCGTTGGTCGCGAGATGAGAATCATGAAGGAGACACTGGCCATTGATTAG
- a CDS encoding glycosyltransferase — MAQLFSVVVVTHNHEHFVEECLESISNQSLKEIELVVVDDASTDNTNDVVDSWFSRNDKRFVRKVAIRNERRLGVSKTHTIGVSETTGDLVKYIAGDDLLCVNALEEIARFVSHLSEFYFGYGIAVPFYDSLATGTRVFTEEIPRSRFLKDYGSDCKRQFRKLACFDFIPAPSTFFSRRAIEKIGFFDEEFTRTEDWHTWLKFLLNDMNYSVLRKPIALWRRHRQSISTRSSISPDRSFLEDQIAVIDKYITPNISRLNCLERYHVFCDRKYRKTMAEGTERTTSRFLSKVYLAIDPLMWRRIVEITTSGSSKEIRLNSG; from the coding sequence TTGGCTCAACTTTTCAGTGTTGTTGTGGTGACTCATAATCATGAACATTTCGTTGAGGAGTGCTTAGAGAGCATAAGCAATCAGTCTTTGAAGGAAATCGAACTTGTAGTCGTTGACGATGCTTCAACTGACAATACAAACGATGTTGTTGACTCGTGGTTTTCAAGAAACGATAAGCGATTTGTTAGAAAGGTTGCAATTAGAAACGAGAGAAGACTTGGTGTATCAAAGACTCACACAATTGGTGTATCGGAGACTACTGGGGATTTAGTCAAATACATTGCTGGAGACGACTTACTATGCGTAAATGCATTGGAGGAAATCGCTAGATTTGTTTCACATCTATCTGAGTTCTACTTTGGTTATGGGATAGCAGTACCTTTTTATGACAGTCTTGCAACTGGTACAAGGGTCTTCACCGAAGAGATTCCTAGGAGTAGGTTCCTTAAGGATTACGGAAGCGACTGTAAAAGGCAATTTAGAAAGTTAGCTTGCTTCGATTTCATTCCTGCACCAAGTACCTTTTTCTCGAGAAGAGCAATTGAAAAAATTGGCTTCTTTGACGAAGAGTTCACTAGGACCGAGGACTGGCATACTTGGCTCAAGTTTCTTCTTAACGACATGAATTACTCGGTACTTAGAAAGCCAATCGCTTTATGGCGGCGCCACAGACAATCAATTAGCACAAGGTCTTCGATATCTCCAGATAGAAGCTTCTTGGAAGACCAAATTGCGGTTATTGATAAATATATCACTCCGAATATTAGCCGCCTGAATTGTTTAGAGCGATATCATGTTTTCTGCGACAGAAAATATAGGAAAACAATGGCTGAAGGAACTGAAAGAACCACCTCAAGATTTCTGTCAAAAGTCTATCTAGCAATTGACCCCTTAATGTGGCGCAGAATAGTAGAAATAACTACTAGCGGTTCCAGCAAGGAAATCAGACTGAACTCAGGATGA
- a CDS encoding glycosyltransferase family 2 protein, producing the protein MKETLALILNWNDSLRTVNLVRQLVALKYDCDVLVIDNCSCSREREILESLKTEYGAHTFSNSEDCENSSNAGLRLLLLPENLGYAKGNNIGLRIAMKNNYKYALISNSDISLEREVLSSLIRCMETSSNVAVVGPKVVTPTGIINHPRRIPDAYEFIVRPMLYPLVRIVERITRVDSYLRLPSLYWVSGSFMLMSIEKVSEVGFFDENTFLYMEEPILAERLKGKDFSMKYCDEVSVNHEFGASTKKLDKASRTSEIQIASEEYFLTNYRRYGKVLITIVRISRFMYFRIWSPIIMWVKQIHFLQT; encoded by the coding sequence ATGAAAGAGACTCTTGCTCTTATACTAAACTGGAATGACTCACTAAGGACTGTCAATCTAGTAAGACAGCTTGTCGCTTTGAAGTACGATTGTGATGTCTTAGTAATCGACAATTGTTCTTGTTCCAGAGAACGAGAGATCCTAGAATCGCTCAAAACGGAGTACGGTGCTCATACTTTCAGCAATTCGGAAGACTGTGAAAATTCGTCTAATGCGGGCCTTAGACTTCTACTCTTGCCTGAGAACTTGGGATACGCCAAAGGAAACAATATTGGGTTGAGAATTGCTATGAAGAACAATTACAAATATGCACTAATCTCCAATAGCGATATCTCTTTGGAAAGAGAGGTTCTCAGTTCGCTTATTCGATGTATGGAAACTTCATCAAATGTAGCGGTAGTGGGTCCAAAGGTAGTGACACCTACAGGAATAATTAATCACCCAAGACGAATTCCAGATGCGTATGAGTTCATAGTGCGTCCAATGTTGTATCCTTTGGTTAGGATTGTAGAGAGGATCACTAGAGTGGATTCTTATCTGCGCCTTCCCAGCCTATACTGGGTCTCGGGCTCTTTCATGCTCATGAGTATTGAAAAGGTATCAGAAGTTGGTTTCTTTGATGAGAACACCTTTCTTTACATGGAAGAACCAATCCTTGCGGAAAGACTTAAAGGCAAAGATTTTTCAATGAAATACTGTGATGAAGTATCAGTGAACCACGAATTTGGAGCTTCTACAAAGAAACTTGATAAAGCGTCAAGAACCTCAGAAATCCAAATCGCTTCTGAGGAATATTTCCTCACAAATTACAGAAGGTATGGCAAGGTTCTTATTACAATTGTAAGGATATCAAGATTCATGTACTTTAGGATTTGGTCACCGATTATTATGTGGGTAAAACAAATCCATTTTCTTCAAACATAA
- a CDS encoding glycosyltransferase, with translation MNEERIPGLVSIIIPTYNNQETVGETLKSCIEQSYDDIEIIVVNDGSSDQTENVIQSFRDARIRYCSTKNYGVSHARNLGLEISRGEFIQFLDADDLISRSKLDAQTRFLRNNEYVDLVYCFTEYFREDKRQVIYVNNYVFEGDVAHRMMRGNFLPIHAPLIRWCDLTFDEQLGNLEDWDYWIRFALSGKKFACIPEVLCSVRIRDKSRSSDYQTVLKYYLPVVDKYSHICDYEKDISYVKFVRLAELGSKRSLHYLKKLHKNYPKGTVRDFFLMIYLWTKCYLKRLMWFLGIKKSW, from the coding sequence ATGAATGAAGAAAGAATACCTGGACTTGTAAGCATTATCATACCCACCTATAATAACCAAGAGACAGTTGGCGAAACACTTAAATCATGTATTGAACAGTCCTATGATGATATAGAGATAATAGTCGTGAACGATGGTTCTTCCGACCAGACTGAAAACGTTATTCAGTCTTTTAGAGATGCAAGAATCAGATATTGTTCGACAAAGAACTACGGTGTTTCTCATGCGCGGAATCTGGGTCTCGAAATCTCAAGGGGTGAATTTATACAGTTTCTGGACGCAGATGATCTCATAAGTCGTTCGAAACTTGATGCTCAGACTCGCTTCCTGAGAAATAACGAATACGTTGATTTGGTTTACTGCTTTACTGAGTACTTCAGGGAAGACAAGAGGCAAGTCATCTACGTAAATAACTACGTCTTTGAGGGAGATGTTGCGCACAGGATGATGCGAGGGAATTTTCTTCCCATTCACGCACCATTGATCAGATGGTGCGATTTGACATTTGACGAACAGCTGGGCAATTTGGAAGATTGGGATTACTGGATACGATTTGCATTGAGTGGAAAAAAGTTTGCATGTATCCCTGAGGTACTGTGTTCTGTTAGGATTCGTGACAAGAGCAGATCTTCGGATTACCAAACAGTACTCAAGTACTATCTTCCTGTTGTGGACAAATACTCTCACATTTGTGACTATGAAAAGGATATCAGCTATGTCAAATTCGTAAGACTTGCTGAGCTCGGTAGTAAGAGAAGTCTTCATTATCTTAAGAAGCTCCACAAGAATTATCCAAAAGGCACCGTAAGGGATTTCTTCCTGATGATCTATCTGTGGACAAAGTGCTATCTGAAACGTTTAATGTGGTTTCTTGGGATAAAGAAGAGTTGGTAG